One window of Sulfurospirillum sp. 1612 genomic DNA carries:
- a CDS encoding 3'-5' exonuclease codes for MAKYILFDTETTGTQEEDRIIQVGAMIVERNKAVKVYDELCSTSVPIKLEAMAVHGITPDQIEGKGKFVETNFYQDLCALNTKENFLIAHNMPFDLGMLEKEGFTSEFRIIDTLRCAKNLLKDFSSHALQYLRYALELYKKEAQEADKYDITIKAHDAIGDVLVMKLLLSELVKRTKSQYPHTNPMVQLELLTQTPIYIETFKFGKYKGRKIAEIYQEDRGYINWMIDKMELDSDMKYTLEQIAKK; via the coding sequence TTGGCCAAATACATACTCTTTGATACGGAGACAACCGGGACGCAAGAAGAAGATCGCATCATCCAAGTGGGCGCCATGATTGTGGAGCGCAATAAAGCGGTGAAGGTTTATGATGAACTTTGTAGTACGAGTGTTCCGATTAAACTCGAAGCGATGGCAGTACATGGGATTACTCCCGATCAGATAGAAGGCAAAGGCAAGTTTGTAGAAACTAATTTTTATCAAGATTTATGCGCGCTGAATACCAAAGAGAATTTTCTCATCGCGCATAATATGCCTTTTGATTTAGGCATGCTTGAAAAAGAGGGGTTTACATCTGAGTTTCGTATCATCGATACCTTGCGATGTGCCAAGAATCTACTCAAAGATTTTTCCTCTCATGCCCTCCAATACCTCAGATACGCGCTTGAACTTTATAAAAAAGAGGCACAAGAAGCCGACAAATACGATATTACGATCAAAGCACATGATGCGATTGGAGATGTGTTGGTCATGAAGCTATTGCTCTCTGAACTCGTCAAACGCACCAAGAGCCAATATCCACACACCAATCCGATGGTACAATTAGAGCTATTAACGCAAACACCGATTTACATCGAAACCTTTAAATTTGGGAAATATAAAGGCAGAAAAATTGCTGAAATTTATCAAGAAGATAGGGGCTATATCAACTGGATGATTGATAAAATGGAATTGGATTCTGATATGAAATACACCCTAGAGCAGATTGCAAAGAAGTAA
- a CDS encoding PAS domain S-box protein: MNIIKNISPRISLVFLYAAIGILWISLSDNVLLYFVKDIEHLSLYQSYKGWAFVLFTTLLLYLILLWYGKILHATMQSRNQTEKKFNLLYEDAPNPYQSLDQEGKIIAVNQKWLDLLGYQRQEIIGRWFKDMLAPQSIATFQKNFPKFKTHGYVKGVEFDMLHKDGHIVPVLLHGQISYDSNHTVIQTHCAFEDISNRRQVEHLNRVLKLIRDVNQSIVRIKNRDELLQESCEILISSDLYQYAWIKITQDHFQKLYYTSKQEDIFDAFKTKISGGWIPSCIHLLDQKNNTYAYIQNTKESCQDCPIKDSDTLQGHAYLLKLQHGNSQYGYLAVYSFDSFDEKEFALLEEVAGDIAYGIFNIETEQILKDKEERYRFVVEATTDGFWDYDILNQKVYYSSRWKEILGYEDEELENTLETWKNRIHPDDKQTILSDFELSQEKGTKHYRNIYRLQHKDGHWVWIESTGQTIYDTSGKAIRMIGSHTDITEQVTYREKLILQAKLLEEKKQELENIINNAPNPIIILEEGGKILMLNQAWIDSSGFSLEDLPTIDAWLNLVYEDAQTRESIKKHITSLYDLTESLDEGEFTFLNKNKDLVTWQFSSAPLGIRDGKRTIIASAMDVTELKHKDEMLIRQSRHAAMGEMIGMIAHQWRQPLSTISMDANNMLLDIALEQLDMSHAENYAHNIMQQTQHLSQTIDDFRNFFKPDKVIVTVKIEEIVEQTLSIVADSLKNNSITLTTSFETDKLVDTYPRELMQVFVNIITNAKDALVLQKKENALISIRVYEDHHYINTTICDNGGGIDEAILPKVFDPYFSTKDEKTGTGLGLYMGKMIIEKHLGGILEVCNNHAGACFTIRLLKNPQRGHENEK; the protein is encoded by the coding sequence ATGAATATCATAAAGAACATTTCTCCTCGAATCAGCTTAGTTTTCCTATATGCAGCAATTGGTATATTGTGGATTTCTCTTTCTGATAATGTATTGCTCTATTTTGTCAAAGATATCGAACATCTAAGCTTGTATCAATCCTACAAAGGTTGGGCTTTTGTACTCTTCACCACCCTATTGCTCTATCTGATACTGCTATGGTATGGAAAAATATTACACGCGACAATGCAATCGCGAAATCAAACAGAAAAAAAATTTAATCTCCTCTATGAAGATGCACCAAACCCCTACCAATCGCTTGATCAAGAGGGGAAGATTATCGCGGTCAATCAAAAATGGTTAGACCTATTAGGCTATCAAAGACAAGAAATTATAGGCCGTTGGTTTAAAGACATGCTCGCACCACAAAGTATTGCAACATTTCAAAAAAACTTTCCCAAATTCAAAACTCACGGTTATGTTAAAGGGGTTGAATTTGACATGCTTCATAAAGATGGTCATATTGTGCCTGTTTTACTTCATGGACAAATCTCTTATGATTCCAATCATACGGTAATCCAAACACATTGTGCCTTTGAAGATATCTCTAACAGACGGCAAGTAGAACATCTCAATCGTGTCTTAAAGCTCATTCGAGATGTCAATCAATCCATCGTCAGAATCAAAAACCGTGATGAACTACTACAAGAGAGTTGCGAGATCTTAATCTCATCGGATCTTTATCAGTATGCATGGATCAAGATTACACAAGATCATTTCCAAAAACTCTATTATACTTCAAAGCAAGAAGATATATTTGATGCTTTTAAAACAAAAATTAGTGGAGGTTGGATTCCCTCTTGTATACATCTTTTGGATCAAAAAAATAACACTTATGCCTATATTCAAAATACCAAAGAGTCTTGTCAAGACTGTCCCATAAAAGACTCTGACACACTCCAAGGACATGCCTATCTTCTCAAACTTCAACATGGCAACTCTCAATATGGTTATTTGGCGGTCTATTCTTTCGATTCGTTTGATGAAAAAGAGTTCGCACTACTTGAAGAAGTCGCCGGAGATATCGCTTATGGCATCTTTAATATTGAAACCGAACAAATCCTAAAAGACAAGGAAGAACGCTACCGTTTCGTAGTAGAAGCGACAACCGATGGATTTTGGGATTATGATATCTTAAACCAAAAAGTATATTATTCATCACGATGGAAAGAAATCCTTGGATACGAAGATGAGGAATTAGAAAACACGCTAGAGACTTGGAAAAATCGCATACACCCAGATGACAAACAAACAATATTATCCGATTTTGAATTATCTCAGGAAAAAGGCACAAAGCACTATCGTAATATTTATAGACTCCAACATAAAGATGGACATTGGGTCTGGATTGAATCAACTGGACAAACAATCTATGATACAAGCGGTAAAGCGATTCGGATGATAGGCTCACATACCGATATCACAGAGCAAGTCACATATCGAGAAAAACTCATCTTGCAAGCAAAACTTCTCGAAGAAAAAAAACAAGAACTTGAAAATATCATCAACAATGCACCCAATCCTATCATCATACTCGAAGAAGGCGGGAAAATCTTGATGCTCAATCAAGCTTGGATCGATTCATCTGGTTTTTCTCTAGAAGACCTGCCTACTATCGATGCATGGCTTAATCTCGTATATGAGGATGCCCAAACACGAGAGAGTATTAAAAAACATATTACCTCCCTTTATGATTTAACTGAAAGCTTAGATGAGGGTGAGTTTACTTTTTTGAATAAAAACAAAGATCTCGTCACCTGGCAATTTAGCTCCGCTCCACTGGGGATCAGAGATGGCAAACGCACGATTATCGCATCAGCAATGGATGTAACCGAGTTAAAACACAAAGATGAGATGCTGATCCGCCAATCCCGTCATGCTGCCATGGGAGAGATGATAGGGATGATAGCGCATCAATGGAGACAACCGCTCTCCACCATATCCATGGATGCTAACAACATGTTACTTGATATTGCCCTAGAGCAATTAGATATGAGCCATGCAGAAAACTATGCCCACAACATCATGCAACAAACCCAACATCTCTCTCAAACGATTGATGATTTCAGAAACTTTTTCAAGCCCGATAAAGTCATTGTGACCGTAAAGATAGAAGAAATTGTGGAGCAAACATTATCAATCGTAGCTGATAGTCTAAAAAACAATAGTATCACGCTCACGACCTCGTTTGAGACCGATAAGCTAGTGGATACTTATCCGAGAGAATTGATGCAGGTTTTTGTCAATATCATCACCAATGCCAAAGATGCCCTCGTCTTGCAAAAAAAAGAAAATGCTCTCATATCGATTCGCGTTTATGAAGATCACCACTATATCAATACAACAATATGCGATAATGGCGGTGGCATCGATGAAGCCATATTGCCCAAGGTTTTTGATCCCTATTTTTCTACCAAAGATGAGAAAACAGGAACCGGTTTGGGATTATACATGGGGAAAATGATTATAGAAAAACATCTCGGGGGTATCCTTGAGGTTTGCAACAACCATGCCGGTGCTTGTTTTACTATTCGATTACTCAAAAACCCCCAAAGAGGGCATGAAAATGAAAAATAA
- a CDS encoding HD domain-containing phosphohydrolase has protein sequence MKNNITANIKSLIEKAKNLEILYVEDEKDLREKTAAFFRKIFTHIDIAIDGKDGLEKYQSQHYDLIITDILMPKMNGIEFIRNIRKQNEKQEIIIISAYTELSYLMESIRLGVTGYLIKPLNFEDTLKIIEQSLDKLQAFHDVEMYRTKLETIVEQRTKEVVELQRQQTINYQYAVKSFVKMMERRDTYTSGHSERVAQYSKDIAKELGCTKEECQLIYQAGILHDIGKIMTPDSILLKPGKLTKEEYRLIQEHVTTGYEILSEVPMYKNLADIVYSHHENFDGSGYPRSLKGDAIPLLGRIMIIADAFDAMTTSRIYKSRKTVQEALQELQDLSGTRYDPDIIPSAIRALQTINIDESINQTPKSDIDDERFAYFFKDTLTKAYNHDYLDFILQKNKDEQNFLCFNIIYIKNFTLYNQEHGWDAGDLFLKNFAGYLQTAFEDSKIFRIFGDDFLILSKAHLAIDIDELNRSKLLQENHLRCELRHLESQKYHINSYHDLQSLS, from the coding sequence ATGAAAAATAATATAACTGCTAATATAAAGTCCTTGATCGAAAAAGCAAAAAATCTTGAGATTCTTTATGTCGAAGATGAAAAGGACTTACGCGAGAAAACCGCTGCTTTTTTTAGGAAAATTTTTACGCATATTGATATTGCTATTGATGGCAAAGATGGATTAGAAAAGTATCAAAGCCAACACTACGATCTCATCATCACAGATATTTTGATGCCTAAGATGAATGGCATCGAATTCATCCGCAATATACGCAAACAAAATGAAAAACAAGAGATTATTATCATCTCTGCATATACTGAATTGTCTTATCTGATGGAATCTATCAGGTTGGGTGTCACGGGCTATTTGATCAAACCTTTGAACTTTGAGGATACGCTTAAAATCATCGAGCAATCTCTTGATAAATTGCAAGCATTTCACGATGTGGAGATGTATAGGACAAAACTCGAAACAATCGTAGAACAACGCACCAAAGAAGTCGTCGAACTGCAACGACAGCAAACTATCAATTATCAATATGCCGTGAAATCTTTTGTCAAAATGATGGAACGACGCGATACCTACACCAGTGGACACAGTGAACGGGTTGCGCAATATTCCAAAGATATTGCCAAAGAACTTGGCTGTACCAAAGAAGAATGTCAATTGATATACCAAGCTGGCATCTTACATGATATTGGAAAGATCATGACACCTGATTCTATCTTATTGAAACCAGGGAAATTGACAAAAGAGGAGTACCGTCTCATCCAAGAACATGTCACAACAGGATATGAAATCCTCTCAGAAGTCCCCATGTACAAAAATCTTGCCGATATCGTTTACTCACACCATGAAAATTTTGACGGTAGTGGCTATCCTCGATCTTTAAAAGGTGATGCCATTCCACTTCTAGGTCGCATCATGATTATAGCAGATGCCTTTGATGCCATGACCACCAGTCGGATTTACAAAAGCAGAAAAACAGTCCAAGAAGCCCTACAAGAACTACAAGACCTTAGTGGCACTCGGTATGACCCCGATATCATACCTAGCGCTATTCGTGCTCTTCAAACCATTAATATTGATGAATCGATTAATCAAACTCCAAAATCCGATATCGATGATGAGCGTTTTGCATATTTTTTCAAAGATACCCTGACCAAAGCTTATAATCATGATTATTTGGATTTTATCTTGCAAAAGAACAAAGATGAGCAGAACTTCTTATGTTTTAATATTATCTATATCAAAAATTTTACATTATACAACCAAGAACATGGCTGGGATGCGGGAGATCTTTTTTTGAAAAACTTTGCGGGTTATCTACAAACTGCATTTGAGGATTCCAAAATATTTCGCATTTTTGGTGATGATTTTCTCATCTTATCCAAAGCACATCTTGCGATTGATATCGATGAGCTTAATCGCTCAAAACTACTCCAAGAAAACCATCTTCGATGCGAACTTCGGCATCTAGAATCACAAAAATATCACATCAATAGTTATCACGATTTACAAAGTTTATCATAA
- a CDS encoding type I restriction endonuclease subunit R, with protein MTKITENEIELFAIELLEKQGFEYIYAPSIAPDSDTPMRESFEDVILKEKLTNSLTAINPTLGNEQIEYAVKQCQRLITTELLTDNELFHKMLTEGLKVEVQKDGVTRGEIIKLIDFDDVSRNDFVVSNQFTIVENGINKRPDLILFVNGLPLVVIELKNPVDENATVASAYKQIQTYKSVIPSLFTYNAFCIISDGLDAKAGTISAGLSRFMSWKSSDGKSEASKLISQVETMITGMLNPVTLLDLIRNFIVYEKSTKEDSKTGITTIETVKKLAAYHQYYAVNKAVERTIKASSEHGDKKGGVVWHTQGSGKSLSMVFYTGKIVLSLNNPTILVITDRNDLDDQLFDTFASSQSLLRQEPIQAQDREHLKKLLKVASGGVIFATIQKFQPEEGNIYDELSDRRNIIVLADEAHRTQYGFKPKTVDEKDKDGNVIGKKIVYGFAKYLRDALPNATYLGFTGTPIESHDVNTPAVFGDYIDIYDISQAVEDGATVKIYYESRLAKIQLSDEGKELVKELDSEIKNDDLNDTQKAKAKWTQLEALIGSKNRIKEVANDIVAHFENRQVVFDGKGMIVSMSRRIAVELYNEIIALRPEWHSDDLDKGVIKVIMTASSHDGPELAKYHTSKQQRRSLANRMKDINDELKLVIVRDMWLTGFDAPSLHTLYIDKPMKGHNLMQAIARVNRVYKDKPAGLVVDYLGIASDLKKALSFYSDSGGKGDPALAQERAVALMLEKLEVVSAMYHGFAYENYFEADTRGKLALILEAEEHILGLEDGKKRYINEVSALSQAFAIAVPHEEAMDVKDEISFFQAVKARLVKFESSGDGKTDEELETTIRQVIDKALVTQQVIDIFDASGIKKPDISILSEEFLMEVQGMKHKNIALEVLKKLLNDEIKTRMKTNLVQSKSLMEMLENSIKKYHNKIITAVEVIDELMNLAKDIKDMDSEASKLGLTDFEYAFYTAVANNESAKELMQQDKLRELAVVLTQKVKANASIDWTIKENVRAKLKIAVKRTLRQFGYPPDMQMLATETVLKQAEMIANELVAS; from the coding sequence ATGACTAAAATAACTGAAAATGAAATAGAACTTTTTGCCATAGAGCTATTAGAAAAACAGGGTTTTGAATATATCTATGCTCCTAGCATTGCACCTGATAGCGATACTCCTATGAGAGAATCTTTTGAAGATGTGATACTAAAAGAAAAACTTACAAACTCACTCACTGCTATCAATCCTACTTTAGGAAATGAGCAAATAGAATATGCTGTAAAACAATGCCAAAGGCTGATAACAACAGAGCTTTTAACTGACAATGAGCTCTTTCATAAAATGCTTACAGAAGGGCTAAAAGTTGAAGTGCAAAAAGATGGCGTTACTCGTGGTGAAATCATTAAACTCATAGATTTTGATGATGTAAGCCGTAATGATTTTGTAGTATCCAATCAATTTACCATAGTAGAAAATGGTATCAACAAACGACCAGATCTGATCCTCTTTGTAAATGGCTTACCCTTAGTTGTAATAGAGCTTAAAAATCCAGTAGATGAAAATGCAACTGTTGCAAGTGCTTACAAGCAGATACAGACTTATAAAAGCGTTATTCCATCTTTATTTACTTACAATGCTTTTTGTATCATAAGTGATGGACTAGACGCAAAAGCAGGAACTATAAGTGCAGGCTTGTCACGGTTTATGAGCTGGAAAAGTAGTGATGGTAAAAGTGAAGCTTCAAAGTTAATATCTCAAGTAGAAACTATGATAACTGGCATGTTAAACCCTGTAACTCTTTTAGACTTAATCCGTAACTTTATAGTTTATGAAAAAAGTACGAAAGAGGATAGCAAAACTGGTATAACTACTATAGAAACAGTTAAAAAACTAGCAGCTTATCATCAGTACTATGCAGTAAATAAAGCAGTTGAGAGAACTATAAAAGCAAGTAGCGAGCATGGAGATAAAAAAGGTGGTGTCGTTTGGCATACGCAAGGGAGTGGTAAATCTCTCTCTATGGTGTTTTATACGGGGAAGATAGTATTGAGCTTGAATAATCCTACGATTTTAGTTATCACAGATAGAAATGATTTGGACGATCAACTTTTTGACACCTTCGCTAGTTCACAGAGTTTATTGAGACAAGAACCTATACAAGCACAAGATAGAGAGCATCTCAAAAAACTTTTAAAAGTAGCAAGTGGTGGAGTTATATTTGCCACTATTCAAAAATTTCAGCCTGAAGAGGGAAATATCTATGATGAGCTCTCAGATAGACGAAATATCATAGTTTTAGCAGATGAAGCACACCGTACGCAGTATGGATTTAAACCAAAAACAGTTGATGAAAAAGATAAAGATGGAAATGTCATCGGCAAAAAAATTGTTTATGGTTTTGCAAAATATCTAAGAGACGCTTTACCAAATGCTACTTATCTTGGATTTACAGGAACTCCTATTGAAAGTCATGATGTAAACACTCCAGCTGTATTTGGTGATTATATAGATATATATGATATTTCTCAAGCGGTTGAAGATGGAGCTACAGTCAAGATTTACTATGAGAGCCGACTTGCTAAGATACAACTGAGTGATGAAGGTAAAGAGCTTGTTAAAGAGTTAGATAGCGAGATAAAAAATGATGATTTAAACGATACCCAAAAAGCAAAAGCAAAATGGACTCAACTTGAAGCACTTATAGGTAGTAAAAACAGAATTAAAGAAGTGGCAAATGATATAGTCGCTCACTTTGAAAACCGTCAAGTTGTGTTTGATGGTAAAGGTATGATTGTCTCTATGAGTAGGAGAATTGCCGTTGAGTTATACAATGAAATTATTGCATTGAGACCAGAGTGGCATAGTGATGACTTAGACAAAGGGGTTATCAAAGTTATCATGACAGCAAGTTCACATGATGGCCCAGAGTTAGCCAAATACCATACAAGTAAACAACAAAGACGTTCTTTGGCCAATCGTATGAAAGATATCAATGATGAGTTAAAACTTGTGATCGTTCGAGATATGTGGCTTACTGGATTTGATGCTCCTTCGCTACATACACTTTATATAGATAAACCTATGAAAGGTCACAACCTTATGCAAGCCATAGCAAGGGTAAATAGGGTTTATAAAGATAAACCTGCTGGACTTGTAGTTGATTATCTTGGAATTGCAAGTGATTTAAAAAAAGCTCTCTCATTTTATAGTGATAGTGGTGGAAAAGGTGATCCAGCACTTGCGCAAGAACGAGCAGTTGCTCTTATGTTAGAAAAACTCGAAGTGGTATCTGCTATGTATCATGGATTTGCTTATGAGAATTATTTTGAAGCGGATACTCGAGGGAAATTGGCGCTCATACTTGAAGCGGAAGAACACATCTTAGGACTTGAAGATGGCAAGAAAAGATATATTAATGAAGTGAGTGCACTTTCTCAAGCTTTTGCAATAGCAGTTCCTCATGAAGAGGCTATGGATGTAAAAGATGAAATTTCATTTTTTCAAGCTGTAAAAGCACGACTTGTGAAGTTTGAGAGTTCTGGTGATGGAAAAACTGATGAAGAGCTGGAAACAACCATTAGACAAGTCATAGATAAAGCACTTGTAACCCAACAAGTTATAGATATATTTGATGCAAGTGGAATCAAAAAGCCTGATATTTCTATACTATCTGAAGAGTTTCTCATGGAAGTTCAAGGGATGAAGCATAAAAACATCGCCCTTGAAGTACTTAAAAAACTCCTTAACGATGAGATCAAAACGAGGATGAAAACAAATCTAGTGCAAAGCAAATCTCTTATGGAGATGTTAGAAAACTCTATTAAAAAATATCATAATAAAATCATCACAGCAGTTGAAGTGATAGATGAGCTTATGAATCTAGCAAAAGATATAAAAGATATGGACAGTGAAGCATCAAAACTTGGGCTTACAGATTTTGAATATGCTTTTTATACAGCAGTTGCAAATAATGAAAGTGCAAAAGAGTTAATGCAACAAGATAAGCTTAGAGAATTAGCGGTTGTTTTAACTCAAAAGGTAAAAGCAAATGCTTCCATAGATTGGACTATCAAAGAAAATGTTCGTGCTAAGTTAAAAATAGCTGTTAAAAGAACACTGAGACAGTTTGGCTATCCTCCCGATATGCAGATGTTGGCGACTGAAACTGTACTCAAACAAGCAGAGATGATTGCCAATGAACTTGTTGCATCTTAA